One segment of Antennarius striatus isolate MH-2024 chromosome 5, ASM4005453v1, whole genome shotgun sequence DNA contains the following:
- the LOC137595673 gene encoding apoptosis facilitator Bcl-2-like protein 14 codes for MSSPAMDKKPMNRKISAGQLIFVPHKDTIRLLEVYVKRSLSLNDGTLGLKKEEDKEKFVTIPRRPRRHSSDPSLHLIEESKDDEIGPFSVVGSHVNQPEPIYEESKPPPKKTKKKPSLWRSLLNIFSRKGSEDKDEEEESPPEIHEVSQEIESPETLTTCLPTTPITSQKKKIRKRKSIKRRMSKKRLSRFGKDLNPDDITRVENILSVEPTYSYFENMSQELEKIVQEVQEKEEELALSDEEIINRIIALTKEEGDAINKKLKENPTLDNFFQRMSYSSFQILADAYLDKEASPVHNPPTVLPTAPELVKLAFAYDFTAKVARLSKQNVGHITGLGNRYLQDRFEYKQACTDHPLSDSEG; via the exons ATGAG CTCTCCTGCCATGGATAAAAAGCCGATGAATCGAAAGATCAGTGCTGGCCAGCTGATTTTTGTTCCTCATAAGGACACAATCCGCCTGTTGGAGGTGTACGTCAAACGCAGCCTCAGCCTAAACGACGGGACCCTCGGACTTaagaaggaggaggacaaggagaAATTTGTGACAATTCCAAGAAGGCCAAGAAGACATTCCAGTGATCCTTCTCTTCACTTGATTGAGGAATCAAAAGATGATGAAATTGGTCCATTTTCTGTGGTGGGATCTCATGTAAATCAGCCGGAACCCATTTATGAAGAATCAAAGCCACctccaaagaaaacaaagaagaaaccgTCACTTTGGAGAAGTTTACTCAACATTTTCTCTCGAAAAGGCAGTGAGgacaaagatgaagaggaagaaagtcCACCAGAGATCCATGAGGTCTCCCAAGAAATAGAGTCCCCTGAAACTTTGACCACCTGCCTGCCGACAACCCCGataacatcacaaaaaaaaaaaattaggaaaaGAAAATCTATAAAACGGAGGATGTCCAAGAAACGGCTGTCTCGATTCGGTAAAGATCTGAACCCCGATGACATCACCAGAGTTGAAA ACATCCTCAGCGTGGAGCCGACCTACTCCTACTTTGAGAACATGTCACAGGAACTGGAAAAAATTGTCCAGGAGGTccaagagaaggaggaagagttgGCGCTCTCAGATG aggaGATCATCAACAGGATCATTGCTCTGACCAAGGAGGAGGGCGATGCCATCAACAAAAAG CTCAAAGAAAACCCAACGCTGGACAACTTCTTCCAGCGAATGTCATACTCGTCCTTCCAGATTTTGGCTGATGCATATCTGGATAAAGAAGCGTCACCGGTCCACAATCCCCCCACTGTCCTCCCAACAGCCCCGGAGCTGGTCAAGCTGGCTTTTGCCTATGATTTTACAGCTAAGGTAGCCCGGCTGTCCAAACAGAATGTAGGTCACATAACTGGCCTTGGGAACCGTTATCTGCAGGACCGATTCGAATACAAACAG GCATGTACGGATCATCCTTTGTCTGACAGTGAGGGCTGA
- the rplp2 gene encoding 60S acidic ribosomal protein P2 isoform X1, with translation MRYVAAYLLAVLGGNTSPSAKDIKGILGSVGIEADDERLNKVINELNGKDINEVMNSGLAKLASVPAGGAVAAPAAAGGLTGAGEAPAAAEEKKEEKKDESEESDEDMGFGLFD, from the exons ATGCGTTACGTAGCCGCTTACCTCCTGGCTGTACTCGGTGGAAACACCAGCCCTTCTGCAAAAGACATCAAGGGAATATTGGGCAGCGTGGGAATTGAGGCCGATGATGAACGCTTGAACAAG GTCATCAATGAGCTAAATGGAAAAGACATCAATGAAGTCATGAACTCAG GCCTCGCTAAATTGGCCTCCGTACCAGCAGGTGGGGCTGTGGCcgcacctgctgctgctggtgggctGACAGGAGCCGGGGAAGCACCCGCTGCTG cagaagagaaaaaagaagagaagaaagacgAATCAGAAGAGTCAGACGAAGACATGGGCTTCGGTCTCTTTGATTAA
- the rplp2 gene encoding 60S acidic ribosomal protein P2 isoform X2, which translates to MRYVAAYLLAVLGGNTSPSAKDIKGILGSVGIEADDERLNKVINELNGKDINEVMNSGLAKLASVPAGGAVAAPAAAGGLTGAGEAPAAEEKKEEKKDESEESDEDMGFGLFD; encoded by the exons ATGCGTTACGTAGCCGCTTACCTCCTGGCTGTACTCGGTGGAAACACCAGCCCTTCTGCAAAAGACATCAAGGGAATATTGGGCAGCGTGGGAATTGAGGCCGATGATGAACGCTTGAACAAG GTCATCAATGAGCTAAATGGAAAAGACATCAATGAAGTCATGAACTCAG GCCTCGCTAAATTGGCCTCCGTACCAGCAGGTGGGGCTGTGGCcgcacctgctgctgctggtgggctGACAGGAGCCGGGGAAGCACCCGCTGCTG aagagaaaaaagaagagaagaaagacgAATCAGAAGAGTCAGACGAAGACATGGGCTTCGGTCTCTTTGATTAA
- the LOC137595859 gene encoding adenosine receptor A1-like gives MSSSPGIKPRENVDIVYISIELAIALASVLGNVLVVLVVCVNRALRDTTFSFIVSLAVADIAVGVLVIPLAIVISLGFNTQFYTCLFLSCLLLIITQNAILSLLAIAIDRYLRVKIPTRYSTLVTQRRAYMAVCLCWILSFLAGLVPMVGWNNHDVQKNISISSDIVCEFITVIRMDYMVYFNFFGWVVVPLSIMIALYAEIFRVIRNQLNRRAEATSDGERYYKKELKLAKSLALVMFLFVLCWLPIHIMNCVTFFCPQCYIPKFVTYTGIIMSHVNSALNPMVYAFRIKRFRVTLIQITHRCTSCKPTEPTPCPTSTPALMDVKTSQGLNPSHY, from the exons ATGTCTTCCTCTCCTGGAATCAAACCTCGGGAAAATGTGGATATAGTGTACATCTCCATCGAGTTAGCCATTGCCCTCGCATCTGTTCTGGGAAATGTGCTGGTGGTGCTGGTTGTTTGCGTGAACCGGGCCCTTCGCGACACCACCTTCTCCTTCATAGTATCTCTGGCTGTGGCTGACATCGCTGTGGGGGTTTTGGTCATTCCTCTGGCCATCGTCATCAGTCTGGGATTCAACACTCAGTTCTACACTTGCCTCTTCCTCTCATGCCTGCTGCTCATCATCACACAGAACGCCATTCTTTCCTTGCTGGCCATTGCCATCGACCGGTACTTGAGAGTCAAGATTCCAACCAG ATACAGCACCCTGGTGACCCAGAGGAGGGCTTATATGGCAGTCTGTCTGTGCTGGATCCTCTCCTTCCTCGCTGGATTGGTTCCAATGGTTGGATGGAATAACCATGACGTTCAGAAAAACATCAGCATTTCCAGCGACATTGTCTGTGAATTCATCACTGTCATAAGGATGGACTACATGGTGtactttaatttctttggatGGGTGGTTGTTCCACTCTCCATAATGATTGCACTTTATGCGGAGATTTTTAGGGTGATCAGGAACCAGCTTAACCGACGTGCCGAAGCGACGAGTGATGGTGAGAGGTACTACAAGAAAGAGTTAAAGCTGGCGAAATCCCTGGCTTTGGTGATGTTCCTCTTTGTTCTGTGCTGGTTGCCCATACATATCATGAACTGTGTCACCTTTTTCTGTCCACAGTGCTACATACCCAAATTTGTTACGTACACAGGCATTATCATGTCTCATGTGAACTCAGCACTCAACCCGATGGTTTATGCATTCAGGATCAAGAGGTTCCGCGTCACGTTGATCCAGATTACTCACCGTTGCACTTCATGCAAACCTACTGAGCCCACGCCATGTCCCACCAGCACACCAGCCCTGATGGATGTGAAGACGTCACAAGGACTGAATCCCTCTCATTATTGA
- the LOC137595858 gene encoding adenosine receptor A1-like has translation MISRRAELIWTCIQTLTAPSHSFKAITFQALERTMEVEEIIYTLLEVLIAVGCCLGNMLVILALWTSRSIQQPTFCLIVCLAVADFMVGCVAIPMAVLVDGRVETSFHGCVFISCVVILLTLVSVLSLAAIAVDRYLRVVIPLRYKMTVTQRHSWLVVAACWLVAAPLSFAPMLGWNNHDPLSNSTIICRFTTVIPMSYLVYFNFILCTFIPLLVMTVLYGYIFCTIRANLRKKPGSAFQSQCQSYLRKEKELAASLSLVLALFALSWLPLHIMNCIIYFGGPNDVPVTAFYVGILLSHANSAVNPVVYAFKIPKIKTAYVKIWRKYIACREEKQALQMSQTTDNNLSSNAEQCG, from the exons ATGATAAGTAGAAGAGCAGAACTCATTTGGACTTGCATTCAGACACTCACTGCACCTTCACACTCATTCAAGGCTATCACCTTTCAGGCACTAGAAAGAACAATGGAAGTGGAGGAAATCATCTACACTCTGCTGGAGGTGCTCATTGCTGTTGGCTGCTGTCTTGGTAATATGTTGGTTATTTTGGCGCTGTGGACCAGTAGGAGCATTCAGCAGCCCACTTTCTGTCTGATCGTCTGCCTGGCTGTGGCTGACTTCATGGTCGGATGCGTCGCCATACCGATGGCCGTGCTGGTGGACGGACGAGTGGAGACTTCATTCCACGGATGCGTCTTCATCAGCTGTGTGGTCATCTTGTTGACCCTCGTCTCAGTTCTGTCTCTTGCAGCTATTGCAGTGGACAGATACCTGCGGGTGGTTATCCCTCTCAG GTACAAAATGACTGTAACACAGAGGCATTCTTGGCTTGTGGTGGCAGCGTGTTGGCTGGTTGCAGCACCTCTGAGTTTTGCCCCCATGCTGGGATGGAATAACCATGACCCCCTGTCCAACTCTACTATTATCTGCCGGTTTACAACAGTGATCCCTATGTCTTACCTGGTTTACTTCAACTTCATTCTATGCACCTTCATCCCTCTGCTGGTGATGACTGTTTTGTACGGctatattttctgcactatcaGAGCAAACCTGCGCAAGAAACCAGGCAGCGCTTTCCAATCCCAGTGTCAAAGCTACttaaggaaagagaaagagctgGCAGCATCTCTGTCTCTGGTCTTGGCTCTGTTCGCCCTGTCATGGCTCCCTCTTCACATAATGAACTGCATTATTTACTTCGGTGGACCTAACGACGTACCGGTGACAGCTTTCTATGTCGGCATCCTGCTGTCCCATGCTAACTCAGCTGTAAACCCAGTTGTATATGCATTCAAAATACCAAAGATCAAGACAGCGTATGTGAAGATCTGGAGAAAGTACATTGCatgcagagaagaaaaacaagcattGCAGATGAGCCAGACGACAGACAACAACCTCAGCAGTAATGCGGAACAGTGTGGCTGA